The proteins below are encoded in one region of Triticum aestivum cultivar Chinese Spring chromosome 1B, IWGSC CS RefSeq v2.1, whole genome shotgun sequence:
- the LOC123133595 gene encoding pheophytinase, chloroplastic → MAALAHHHHRVLSFTSFATPTTRLPCASSSSPPTHARLRGARVLRHAYGGGGGSSAPPAAGSSLEELSRSCTTWSWRGMRVNYLVRGEGPPVLLVHGFGASVAHWRRNIGVLSESNTVYAIDLLGFGASDKPAGFSYTMETWAELILEFLDEVVKRPTVLVGNSVGSLACVIAASDSTRDLVRGLVLLNCSGGMNNKAIVDDWRIKLLLPLLWLIDFLLKQKSIASALFGRVKERENLKNILMSVYGNKDAVDDELVEIIRGPADTEGALDAFVSTVTGPPGPSPIALMPKIKIPVLVLWGDEDPFTPIDGPVGKYFSGLPSELSNVRLHMLEGVGHCPHDDRPDLVHEKLLPWLASLPSAAEPEVAVA, encoded by the exons ATGGCCGCACTcgcccaccaccaccaccgtgTCCTTTCCTTCACCTCCTTCGCAACTCCAACAACTCGCCTACCCTGcgcgtcctcctcgtcgcctcccACGCATGCCCGCCTCAGAGGCGCCCGTGTTCTCCGGCAcgcctacggcggcggcggcggcagcagcgcgcCCCCTGCCGCCGGTTCATCGCTGGAGGAGCTTTCCCGGAGCTGCACCACCTGGTCATGGCGAGGGATGCGCGTGAACTACCTGGTCAGGGGGGAGGGCCCGCCCGTGCTGCTCGTCCACGGCTTCGGCGCCTCCGTCGCGCACTGGCGCAG GAACATTGGCGTGTTGTCTGAATCCAACACCGTCTATGCCATCGATTTGCTCGGGTTCGGGGCGTCAGACAAGCCTGCTGGATTCTCTTACACCATGGAAACATGGGCCGAG TTGATCCTGGAGTTCTTGGACGAGGTCGTCAAGAGGCCCACCGTGCTTGTTGGCAACTCTGTGGGCAGCCTTGCTTGTGTCATTGCCGCCTCAG ATTCTACCAGGGACCTTGTCCGGGGGCTTGTGCTGCTGAACTGCTCAGGTGGGATGAACAACAAGGCGATCGTCGATGACTGGAGGATCAAGCTGCTCTTGCCTCTGCTCTGGCTAATCGACTTTCTGCTCAAACAAAAGAGCATCGCATCGGCTCTCTTCGGCCGCGTTAAAGAAAG GGAGAATCTGAAGAACATCTTGATGTCTGTCTATGGAAACAAAGACGCCGTGGATGATGAACTGGTCGAG ATCATAAGAGGGCCGGCTGACACCGAAGGTGCTCTCGACGCCTTCGTGTCGACGGTGACGGGCCCGCCGGGGCCTAGCCCGATTGCCCTGATGCCCAAGATCAAGATTCCGGTGTTGGTTCTGTGGGGAGACGAGGATCCCTTCACCCCGATCGACGGGCCCGTGGGGAAGTACTTCTCCGGCCTCCCGTCCGAGCTTTCCAACGTGAGGCTCCACATGCTGGAGGGGGTTGGCCACTGCCCGCACGACGATCGGCCGGACCTCGTGCACGAGAAGCTGCTACCTTGGCTGGCGAGTCTCCCGTCCGCGGCCGAGCCTGAGGTGGCGGTAGCTTAA